A single window of Pogona vitticeps strain Pit_001003342236 chromosome 11, PviZW2.1, whole genome shotgun sequence DNA harbors:
- the LOC140702272 gene encoding uncharacterized protein LOC140702272, with protein MVEPPTSRRSSLGVYVETCPPAWKELEPGLKEELQEPWFHPVGLQCLPFSSFLSFSHSIHSEFEPPTEAQSSPVWTPVSEVSADIEVLGVKKFNLEDSLEELLQNLESPGPLGLRLPCGGGDVGEPSSSVSVEEEEPQEEKEQEVEAGLRPSASLGLIHTLDREVPVYELKSISVEEVQEPQEEKEQEEEPDVRPSASLIFRAVTCKLS; from the exons ATGGTGGAGCCGCCCACTAGTCGCAGGAGCAGCCTGGGGGTCTAcgtggaaacctgccctccagCCTGGAAAG AGCTGGAGCCTGGATTGAAGGAGGAGTTGCAGGAGCCCTGGTTTCATCCCGTGGGGCTACAGTGCCTTCCCTTCTCATCCTTCCTGTCCTTTTCTCACAGCATCCACAGCGAATTCGAGCCACCAACTGAAGCCCAGAGCAGTCCAGTGTGGACTCCTGTATCTGAG GTGTCTGCAGATATTGAAGTCCTTGGCGTCAAAAAGTTCAATCTCGAGGACTCTCTGGAGGAGCTCCTTCAAAATCTGGAAAG cccAGGTCCCCTTGGCCTCCGGCTACCCTGCGGTGGGGGAGACGTGGGAGAACCTTCCAGCAG TGTCTCTGTGGAGGAAGAAGAGCCTCAGGAGGAAAAGGAGCAGGAGGTAGAGGCAGGCTTGAGACCTTCAGCCTCCCTG GGTTTGATTCACACTTTGGACCGGGAAGTCCCAGTGTATGAGCTCAAGAG CATCTCTGTGGAGGAAGTTCAGGAGCCTCAGGAGGaaaaggagcaggaggaagagccAGACGTGAGACCTTCAGCCTCCCTG ATCTTCAGAGCAGTCACCTGCAAGCTATcataa